A single region of the Prochlorococcus marinus str. MIT 0917 genome encodes:
- a CDS encoding DUF3188 domain-containing protein translates to MNRLGNPLISISAPLLILLAITGFLHREGRDKIQAIPALVVGSGLVLTGATRRFRRRRMLFLEIKKDMNDQNF, encoded by the coding sequence ATGAACAGATTGGGTAACCCATTAATATCAATTTCTGCACCTTTGCTAATTTTATTAGCAATTACAGGCTTTTTACATAGAGAGGGCAGAGATAAAATCCAAGCCATACCTGCTTTAGTTGTTGGAAGTGGACTGGTTTTGACTGGAGCGACTAGAAGATTTAGGCGACGAAGAATGTTGTTTCTAGAGATAAAAAAAGATATGAATGATCAAAATTTTTAA
- a CDS encoding amidohydrolase → MKDLEKKIDVLTKDILPDLIQLRRHLHAHPELSGQEYQTAALVAGELRQSGWEVKEAVGKTGVVAEMGNKSAPVVGLRVDMDALPIEERTGLDYSSAIQGLMHACGHDLHTCIGLGVAKVLAKNKFTNSRIRIIFQPAEEIAQGANWMRAEKVLEGVQALFGVHVYPDLSVGKIGIRSGTFTAAAAELEIDIIGNGGHGARPHEGIDSIWISAKVISGLQEAISRRIDALKPVVISFGKISGGNAYNVIAERVKLLGTVRCLDSNLYEKLPQWIEKIVKNIASTYGAQANINFKSIAPPVYNDPELTSLLSNCAKNFMDEKNIVYLENPSLGAEDFAFFLQDVPGTMFRLGVAGDQGCAPLHSGNFSLDERSLELGINILSQALVMASNTLQDI, encoded by the coding sequence ATGAAAGATTTAGAAAAAAAAATTGACGTTTTAACCAAGGATATATTGCCTGATTTGATTCAATTACGTCGTCATCTTCATGCTCACCCAGAGCTAAGCGGTCAGGAATATCAAACTGCTGCTCTTGTTGCCGGGGAGCTTAGACAATCAGGTTGGGAAGTAAAAGAAGCTGTTGGTAAAACGGGAGTGGTGGCTGAAATGGGTAATAAAAGCGCACCTGTCGTTGGCTTACGAGTTGATATGGATGCTTTGCCAATTGAGGAGAGAACAGGTTTAGATTATTCCTCTGCAATTCAAGGCCTGATGCATGCATGTGGTCATGATCTGCATACTTGTATCGGTTTGGGAGTGGCGAAAGTATTAGCAAAAAACAAATTTACAAATTCTCGGATCCGAATCATTTTTCAACCTGCTGAAGAGATTGCTCAAGGTGCAAATTGGATGAGAGCTGAAAAGGTTCTTGAGGGAGTACAAGCTCTTTTTGGTGTGCATGTTTATCCAGATTTGTCAGTTGGGAAGATTGGAATAAGAAGTGGTACTTTTACAGCCGCCGCGGCTGAATTGGAAATAGATATTATTGGCAATGGAGGGCATGGAGCCAGACCTCATGAAGGCATAGATTCAATTTGGATTTCTGCGAAAGTTATTAGTGGACTTCAAGAGGCTATTAGTAGACGTATAGATGCTCTTAAGCCTGTAGTTATTAGTTTTGGGAAAATTTCAGGAGGAAATGCTTATAATGTTATTGCTGAGAGGGTTAAGCTTCTTGGCACAGTGAGGTGTCTTGATAGCAACCTTTATGAAAAATTGCCTCAGTGGATTGAGAAAATAGTAAAAAATATAGCTTCTACTTATGGAGCTCAAGCTAATATAAATTTCAAGTCGATCGCGCCTCCAGTTTATAACGATCCAGAGTTGACTAGTTTGTTATCTAACTGTGCGAAGAATTTTATGGATGAAAAAAATATTGTTTATTTAGAAAATCCGTCATTAGGTGCTGAAGATTTTGCTTTCTTCTTGCAAGATGTTCCAGGGACCATGTTTCGATTAGGAGTTGCTGGAGATCAAGGTTGTGCCCCATTGCATAGTGGAAATTTCTCTTTGGATGAAAGAAGCCTGGAATTAGGAATCAACATTTTGTCTCAAGCATTAGTCATGGCATCGAACACTTTGCAAGACATCTAG
- a CDS encoding tetratricopeptide repeat protein, with amino-acid sequence MIAGRVVKVLLLLSIIFVFVPFSTQAKMLPKILFEKALQESKEGDFIRAEKDWSSYLHENPTDAAALSNRGNIRLALGDPKGAIKDQTKAIEISPEDLDPYLNRGIAEEALQRWEDASKDYNYVLNKNPKDVSALYNLGNVMGSMDNWIEAKKLFAQAASSNNSVAMARSSEALAIYQLGDIELAEKKIRILIRKYPLFADARAALSALLWSKGFSGEAESNWAAAAGLDIRYRDKDWLLNIRRWPPRPINDLIAFLALDDR; translated from the coding sequence ATGATTGCTGGAAGAGTTGTAAAAGTTCTACTTTTACTTTCTATTATTTTTGTTTTCGTGCCATTTTCGACCCAAGCTAAAATGCTTCCTAAAATTTTATTCGAGAAGGCTCTTCAAGAAAGCAAAGAAGGAGATTTCATTCGAGCTGAAAAAGATTGGAGTTCTTACTTACATGAGAATCCAACTGATGCTGCTGCGTTAAGTAATAGAGGTAATATTCGTCTAGCTCTTGGTGATCCTAAAGGAGCTATAAAAGATCAAACTAAGGCTATTGAAATTTCGCCTGAAGATTTAGATCCTTATCTGAATAGAGGAATTGCTGAAGAAGCCTTGCAGCGTTGGGAGGATGCCAGTAAAGATTACAACTACGTTTTAAACAAGAATCCTAAAGATGTTTCAGCTTTATATAACTTAGGTAATGTGATGGGCTCCATGGACAATTGGATTGAAGCGAAGAAATTGTTTGCTCAAGCTGCCTCTTCCAATAATTCTGTAGCTATGGCTAGGTCTAGTGAGGCGCTTGCGATTTATCAATTGGGCGATATTGAACTCGCTGAAAAGAAAATCAGAATATTAATTCGTAAATATCCTTTATTCGCAGATGCTAGAGCAGCATTAAGTGCTCTTCTATGGAGTAAAGGCTTCTCAGGTGAAGCTGAAAGCAATTGGGCTGCGGCTGCTGGATTAGATATTCGATATCGTGATAAGGATTGGTTGTTGAATATTCGACGCTGGCCTCCAAGACCCATAAATGATTTGATTGCATTTCTTGCATTGGATGATAGATGA
- the ruvB gene encoding Holliday junction branch migration DNA helicase RuvB codes for MAIVSSITNHSSFPNDKGEERLVDPSLLKEELKLSQQDSLRPKSFDDFVGQSELKQVLEISVKASLKRGEALDHLMLYGPPGLGKTTMALVIAEELGVKARVTSAPALERPRDIVGLLINMQPRELIFIDEIHRLNRISQELLYPAMEDRRLDLTIGKGTSSRMRSIEIPPFTLVGATTKPAALSSPIRDRFGITQRLDFYNYLDLENIIKRSAKLINLLISEEASHQLAKRSRGTPRIANRLIRRVRDYAEVHSSSKMIDVQVVNDALDLHRVDQRGLDATDRSYLGLLFNQFQGGPVGLETLAAALGEDSTTLETVVEPYLMQIGFLQRTSRGRVVTPAAKKHYLLTSENKIDT; via the coding sequence ATGGCAATTGTGTCTTCAATTACTAATCATTCTTCCTTCCCTAATGATAAAGGAGAGGAACGATTGGTTGATCCCAGTCTTTTAAAGGAGGAGCTTAAATTATCTCAACAAGATTCACTCAGGCCTAAATCTTTTGATGATTTTGTAGGTCAATCTGAATTAAAGCAAGTTCTTGAGATTTCAGTTAAAGCATCATTAAAAAGAGGAGAAGCACTTGATCATTTAATGCTTTATGGGCCGCCGGGATTGGGAAAAACTACCATGGCTCTTGTTATTGCGGAGGAGTTGGGCGTTAAAGCTAGAGTTACAAGCGCTCCTGCTCTTGAACGACCAAGGGATATCGTTGGATTATTGATCAATATGCAGCCTCGTGAATTGATTTTTATTGATGAGATTCACAGACTAAATCGTATATCACAGGAACTTTTGTATCCAGCGATGGAAGATAGAAGGTTGGATTTAACAATAGGTAAGGGCACTTCTTCGAGAATGCGATCAATCGAAATCCCCCCTTTTACGTTAGTAGGTGCTACTACAAAACCCGCAGCATTAAGCTCTCCTATTCGAGATCGTTTTGGCATAACTCAGCGACTAGATTTTTACAATTATTTGGACCTTGAAAATATAATTAAAAGATCTGCGAAACTTATTAATTTATTAATTTCAGAGGAAGCATCTCACCAATTAGCGAAAAGAAGTCGAGGTACTCCCCGGATTGCAAATAGGCTCATACGAAGAGTTAGAGATTATGCAGAAGTGCATTCCTCTTCAAAAATGATTGATGTTCAAGTTGTTAACGATGCACTTGATCTGCATCGCGTGGATCAAAGAGGGTTAGATGCAACAGATAGAAGTTATTTAGGGTTGTTATTTAATCAATTTCAAGGTGGTCCAGTAGGACTTGAAACGTTGGCTGCTGCACTTGGAGAGGATTCAACGACTCTTGAAACGGTAGTTGAGCCTTATCTAATGCAAATTGGTTTTTTACAGAGAACATCTAGGGGAAGGGTTGTTACTCCAGCAGCTAAAAAACATTATTTGCTAACTTCCGAAAATAAGATAGATACATGA
- the fabF gene encoding beta-ketoacyl-ACP synthase II — MMEKLHRVVITGLGAITPIGNNIENYLQGLQSGQNGVDQITLFDASSHACRFAAEVKSFDPTGKLEPKESKRWDRFSKFGVIAAKEALNHSGLIIDDSNSGRIGVIIGSGVGGLLTMETQAHVLENKGASRVSPFTVPMMIPNMATGLAAIALGAKGPSSSVSTACAAGSNAIGDAFRLLQLGKADAMICGGAEASITPLGVAGFASAKALSFRNDDPSTASRPFDSQRDGFVIGEGAGVLILETLEHAQKRDATIHAEIIGYGTTCDAHHITSPTPGGVGGAEAMKLALIDGQINPEEVDYINAHGTSTPANDSNETSAIKNALGHHAYKVPTSSTKSMTGHLLGGSGGIEAVACALAIKHEIIPPTINYSNPDPNCDLDYVPNKAREKKLGVVLSNSFGFGGHNVCLAFRQMI, encoded by the coding sequence ATGATGGAGAAACTCCATCGAGTTGTTATTACAGGTCTTGGCGCCATTACTCCAATTGGCAACAACATCGAAAATTACCTCCAAGGGCTTCAATCCGGACAAAATGGGGTAGATCAAATAACACTCTTTGATGCCTCATCCCATGCATGCAGATTTGCAGCAGAGGTGAAAAGTTTTGATCCCACTGGCAAATTAGAGCCAAAAGAATCCAAAAGATGGGATCGTTTTTCAAAATTTGGAGTCATTGCAGCAAAAGAGGCCTTGAATCATTCCGGGCTAATCATTGACGACTCAAATTCTGGAAGAATCGGTGTAATTATTGGTTCTGGAGTTGGCGGATTGCTGACTATGGAAACCCAAGCTCATGTTTTAGAAAACAAAGGAGCTAGTCGAGTTAGTCCGTTTACTGTTCCCATGATGATTCCCAACATGGCTACAGGGCTAGCAGCTATTGCACTCGGCGCCAAAGGTCCAAGTTCATCAGTTTCAACTGCTTGTGCCGCTGGATCAAATGCTATAGGTGATGCATTCAGACTGCTCCAATTAGGCAAAGCAGATGCAATGATTTGCGGCGGAGCAGAAGCAAGTATTACCCCTTTAGGAGTAGCAGGATTTGCAAGTGCAAAGGCGTTATCTTTCAGAAATGATGACCCATCTACCGCAAGTAGACCGTTTGATTCTCAACGAGATGGATTTGTAATTGGAGAAGGGGCAGGAGTACTAATTTTAGAAACTCTTGAACATGCTCAAAAAAGAGACGCAACAATCCATGCAGAAATCATTGGCTATGGAACCACTTGTGACGCTCATCACATTACCTCTCCTACTCCAGGTGGAGTAGGAGGTGCAGAAGCTATGAAACTTGCATTAATTGATGGACAAATTAATCCAGAAGAAGTCGATTACATTAATGCTCACGGAACTAGCACTCCAGCTAATGACAGCAATGAAACATCTGCTATAAAAAATGCTTTAGGACATCATGCGTATAAAGTCCCTACAAGCTCAACCAAATCTATGACTGGACATCTACTAGGAGGGTCTGGAGGAATCGAGGCTGTTGCTTGTGCTCTGGCAATAAAACATGAAATAATTCCGCCAACAATTAATTATTCAAATCCAGACCCAAATTGTGATCTTGATTATGTGCCCAACAAAGCAAGAGAAAAGAAATTAGGTGTCGTACTATCTAACTCATTCGGGTTTGGCGGTCACAATGTCTGTCTAGCTTTTCGACAAATGATCTAA
- the tkt gene encoding transketolase, translated as MVALTTSLDTLCINSIRMLAVDAINKSKSGHPGLPMGCAPMGYALWDKHLRHNPKNPKWFNRDRFVLSAGHGCMLLYALLHLTGYDSVTIEDIKEFRQWGAKTPGHPETFETPGVEVTAGPLGAGISNAVGLAIAEAHLAAKFNKPDSTVVDHYTYVIMGDGCNQEGISSEACSLAGHLKLGKLIALYDDNHITIDGRTDVSFTEDVLKRYEAYGWHVQEIPEGNTDVEGISQAIEKAKAVTNKPSIIKVTTTIGYGSPNKSDTAGIHGAPLGEEEAELTRKQLGWSYKPFEVPQDAYDQYRQAIQKGGQLEEEWNQTLATYKEKYPNESSQFERMLRGELPEGWDKDLPTYTSDDKGVATRKHSQICLGALGPNIPELIGGSADLTHSNYTDIKGETGSFQYDSPEKRYLHFGVREHAMAAILNGIAYHDSGLIPYGGTFLVFADYMRGSMRLSALSELGVIYVLTHDSIGVGEDGPTHQPIETIPSLRAMPNMMVFRPGDGNETSGAYKVAIKNRKRPSSLCLSRQGMANQQNSSVDKVALGGYVLEECEGTPELILIGTGTELDLCVQAAKKLTAEGRKVRVVSMPCVELFEEQSESYKEEILPSNIRKRIVVEAAESFGWHKYIGLDGDSVTMSSFGASAPGGLCMEKFGFTVENVLDKSRNLLNK; from the coding sequence ATGGTTGCCTTGACTACTTCCCTAGACACACTTTGCATCAACAGCATCAGGATGCTCGCTGTTGATGCAATTAATAAATCCAAAAGTGGTCATCCAGGTTTACCTATGGGTTGCGCACCTATGGGTTATGCATTGTGGGACAAACACTTACGACACAATCCAAAAAACCCAAAATGGTTTAATCGAGACAGATTTGTTCTTTCAGCGGGACATGGATGCATGCTTTTGTATGCTCTTCTGCATCTGACTGGTTATGACTCCGTCACCATTGAAGATATAAAAGAATTTAGACAGTGGGGAGCTAAAACCCCAGGACATCCAGAGACCTTCGAAACTCCTGGAGTTGAAGTAACGGCAGGACCTTTAGGAGCAGGAATCTCAAATGCAGTTGGATTAGCTATTGCGGAAGCTCACCTTGCTGCAAAATTCAACAAGCCTGATTCAACAGTTGTAGATCATTACACCTACGTAATAATGGGAGATGGATGTAATCAAGAGGGTATTTCTTCAGAGGCCTGTTCTCTTGCTGGGCATTTAAAACTTGGAAAATTAATTGCTCTCTATGACGATAATCACATAACTATTGATGGAAGAACAGATGTCTCATTTACGGAGGATGTCTTAAAAAGATATGAAGCATATGGATGGCATGTACAAGAAATACCTGAGGGGAATACAGATGTTGAAGGAATATCTCAAGCAATAGAAAAGGCCAAAGCCGTCACTAATAAGCCATCAATTATCAAAGTCACAACAACTATTGGCTACGGTTCACCTAATAAAAGTGATACTGCAGGTATTCACGGCGCCCCGTTGGGCGAAGAAGAGGCAGAGCTCACTAGAAAACAATTGGGTTGGTCTTACAAACCTTTCGAGGTTCCCCAAGATGCTTACGATCAATATCGTCAAGCAATTCAAAAAGGAGGACAACTAGAAGAAGAGTGGAATCAAACCCTAGCAACATACAAAGAAAAATATCCTAATGAATCATCTCAATTTGAGCGCATGTTGAGAGGTGAACTCCCTGAAGGCTGGGATAAAGACTTACCTACCTACACATCCGATGACAAAGGGGTCGCTACTAGAAAACATTCTCAAATATGTCTAGGAGCGCTTGGTCCAAATATTCCTGAACTAATAGGAGGTTCTGCTGATTTAACGCATTCAAATTACACAGATATCAAAGGTGAAACTGGATCTTTTCAATATGACAGTCCTGAAAAACGTTATTTGCATTTTGGTGTCAGAGAACATGCTATGGCAGCCATATTAAACGGTATTGCTTATCACGATAGTGGTTTAATTCCTTATGGTGGAACCTTCTTAGTCTTCGCAGACTACATGAGAGGATCTATGCGTCTTTCAGCTCTTAGTGAGCTTGGGGTTATTTATGTTTTAACCCATGATTCCATAGGTGTTGGTGAAGATGGCCCAACACATCAACCCATAGAAACAATTCCATCCTTGAGAGCAATGCCAAACATGATGGTTTTCCGTCCAGGCGATGGCAATGAAACAAGTGGTGCTTATAAAGTTGCAATTAAAAATCGTAAGAGACCAAGTTCCTTATGCCTAAGTAGGCAGGGTATGGCCAATCAACAAAATTCATCCGTAGACAAAGTTGCTTTAGGTGGATACGTGCTTGAGGAGTGCGAAGGCACCCCAGAACTAATACTTATCGGAACAGGAACTGAACTTGATTTATGTGTTCAAGCAGCGAAAAAGCTAACTGCAGAAGGAAGAAAAGTGCGTGTTGTTTCAATGCCATGCGTTGAACTTTTTGAAGAACAAAGCGAGAGCTATAAAGAAGAAATTTTGCCTTCAAATATCAGAAAACGCATAGTAGTTGAAGCTGCAGAGAGCTTCGGATGGCATAAATATATTGGTCTTGATGGTGACAGCGTAACTATGAGTAGCTTTGGCGCATCTGCTCCAGGTGGCTTATGTATGGAGAAATTTGGATTTACAGTTGAGAACGTACTAGATAAATCTAGAAATCTTCTCAACAAATAA
- the psaC gene encoding photosystem I iron-sulfur center protein PsaC, which yields MSHAVKIYDTCIGCTQCVRACPLDVLEMVPWDGCKASQIASSPRTEDCVGCKRCETACPTDFLSIRVYLGDETTRSMGLAY from the coding sequence TTGTCACACGCCGTCAAAATCTATGACACCTGTATTGGATGCACCCAATGCGTAAGGGCTTGTCCACTGGATGTTCTTGAAATGGTTCCCTGGGATGGCTGCAAAGCTTCACAGATAGCTTCATCTCCAAGAACAGAAGATTGTGTTGGATGTAAGCGTTGTGAAACTGCTTGTCCAACTGATTTCCTTAGTATTCGGGTTTACTTAGGTGATGAAACAACTAGGAGTATGGGCTTGGCATACTAA
- the glmS gene encoding glutamine--fructose-6-phosphate transaminase (isomerizing), with protein sequence MCGIFAVIGSREVSSLLIDGLRKLEYRGYDSAGIATIDNLNNDQIGQINVAKAKGKLINLSNLIKKKPPKGHVGIAHTRWATHGKPNERNAHPHLDSSGQIAVVQNGIIENYRELSSSLKLKGIKLTSETDTEIIPHLIALEIEQSMGNGISQNEQTLINAVQKVLTLLEGTYAIAVIWSKVPNALVVARGQAPLVIGFGEGEFFCASDTPALTGFTRTFLPLRDHEIALLTPLGIELYDQDGKRQHRAPSILQGKEFFADKRNFRHFMLKEIYEQPETAQLWIDRFLPIDLPSENPVALPISKSILEKIEQIQILACGTSRHAGMVGAYLLEQFAGVPTNVYFASEFRYAPPPLSPNTLTIGVSQSGETADTLAALRMEKDRRDSTKDANFSFHQLGITNRVDSSFGRELENVIDIGSGIEIGVAATKTFLGQMLSFYGLTILFASHRNKRTPKEILDLSNDLRLIPKQLTDLIKKHDSLSQEIAHLFVETKDVIFLGRGINYPIALEGALKLKEISYIHAQGYPAGELKHGPIALLDQHVPVVSLAVPGVVYGKVLSNSQEAKARDARLIGVSTCGPESEMFDELFAIPKVSEWVSPLLTVVPLQLFSYHIAAHKGLDVDQPRNLAKSVTVE encoded by the coding sequence ATGTGTGGCATATTTGCTGTTATTGGATCAAGAGAAGTTTCTTCTTTACTTATTGATGGATTAAGAAAATTGGAATATCGCGGCTATGACTCTGCAGGTATAGCAACAATTGATAATTTAAATAACGATCAAATTGGACAAATAAATGTTGCAAAAGCAAAAGGAAAGCTAATTAATCTCTCAAATTTAATTAAAAAAAAGCCTCCCAAAGGTCATGTTGGTATCGCCCATACCAGATGGGCTACCCATGGTAAACCTAACGAAAGAAATGCCCATCCTCATCTTGATTCCTCAGGGCAAATTGCAGTTGTGCAAAATGGGATTATCGAAAATTACAGAGAGTTATCTAGCAGCCTTAAACTTAAAGGAATTAAATTAACCTCGGAAACTGACACTGAAATAATTCCACATTTAATCGCTTTAGAGATAGAGCAGTCTATGGGAAATGGAATTTCCCAAAATGAACAGACATTAATAAACGCGGTTCAAAAAGTTTTGACTTTATTAGAAGGGACTTATGCCATAGCAGTGATTTGGTCTAAGGTACCAAATGCTCTAGTAGTAGCTAGAGGACAAGCTCCATTAGTTATTGGTTTTGGGGAAGGTGAGTTTTTTTGTGCAAGTGATACTCCAGCATTGACAGGGTTTACCCGTACATTTTTACCTTTAAGGGATCATGAAATTGCACTTTTAACTCCATTAGGAATTGAACTTTATGATCAGGATGGAAAGAGGCAGCACAGAGCACCATCGATCTTGCAGGGAAAGGAATTTTTTGCGGATAAAAGAAATTTCCGTCATTTCATGCTTAAAGAAATTTATGAGCAGCCAGAGACGGCACAACTATGGATAGATAGATTTTTGCCTATTGATTTGCCCTCCGAAAATCCGGTGGCTTTGCCGATATCTAAATCTATCCTTGAAAAAATAGAACAAATACAAATACTTGCCTGTGGTACAAGCAGACATGCAGGTATGGTTGGTGCTTATTTGTTGGAACAGTTTGCAGGAGTTCCAACAAATGTATATTTTGCTAGTGAATTTAGGTACGCTCCGCCTCCACTTTCCCCAAATACTTTGACAATAGGAGTAAGTCAATCAGGTGAAACGGCAGATACCTTAGCTGCCTTAAGGATGGAAAAGGATAGAAGAGATTCTACTAAAGATGCTAATTTTTCGTTTCATCAATTGGGAATTACTAATAGAGTTGATAGTTCATTTGGTCGCGAATTAGAAAATGTTATTGATATTGGATCAGGCATCGAAATAGGTGTTGCAGCAACCAAAACCTTTCTTGGTCAAATGTTGTCCTTTTATGGTTTAACAATCCTATTTGCTTCGCATAGAAACAAAAGAACCCCTAAAGAAATTTTAGATCTATCTAATGATTTGAGATTAATTCCTAAACAGCTAACAGATCTTATAAAGAAACATGATTCTCTCTCCCAAGAAATAGCACATTTGTTTGTTGAAACAAAGGATGTAATTTTCTTAGGGAGAGGAATAAATTATCCAATTGCACTCGAAGGTGCTCTTAAACTAAAGGAAATAAGCTATATCCATGCGCAAGGTTATCCTGCTGGAGAGTTGAAACACGGACCAATAGCTTTGTTAGATCAACATGTTCCAGTAGTATCTCTAGCTGTTCCTGGAGTTGTCTATGGAAAGGTTCTAAGTAACTCGCAAGAGGCTAAAGCTAGAGATGCCCGTTTAATTGGTGTATCTACATGTGGTCCGGAATCGGAAATGTTTGATGAGTTATTTGCTATTCCAAAAGTTAGTGAATGGGTGAGTCCTCTATTAACCGTTGTACCTTTACAGTTATTTAGTTATCACATAGCAGCTCATAAAGGCTTAGACGTTGATCAGCCTAGGAATTTGGCAAAAAGTGTAACTGTGGAATAA
- the acpP gene encoding acyl carrier protein, translated as MSQEAILEKVRSIVAEQLSVEAGEVKPDSNFQNDLGADSLDTVELVMALEEAFDIEIPDEAAEGIATVGDAVKYIEEKQS; from the coding sequence ATGTCCCAGGAAGCAATCCTTGAAAAAGTTCGTTCTATTGTCGCAGAACAACTAAGCGTTGAAGCCGGTGAAGTCAAACCGGATTCAAATTTCCAAAACGACCTCGGAGCCGACTCTCTCGACACTGTCGAATTAGTGATGGCTCTTGAAGAGGCATTTGACATTGAAATCCCCGACGAGGCTGCTGAAGGCATTGCCACTGTTGGTGATGCAGTCAAATACATCGAAGAAAAACAGTCTTGA
- the thiC gene encoding phosphomethylpyrimidine synthase ThiC — protein sequence MRNSWVASRTGKNNVSQMYFARKSQITEEMRYVAKRENLPESLVMEEVARGRMVIPANINHTNLEPMAIGIASKCKVNANIGASPNASDISEELKKLELAVKYGADTLMDLSTGGVNLDEVRTAIIDASPIPIGTVPVYQALESVHGSISRLTEDDFLHIIEKHCQQGVDYQTIHAGLLIEHLPKVKGRITGIVSRGGGILAQWMLYHYKQNPLFTRFDDICEIFKRYDCTFSLGDSLRPGCLHDASDEAQLAELKTLGELTRRAWEHDVQVMVEGPGHVPMDQIEFNVRKQMEECSEAPFYVLGPLVTDISPGYDHISSAIGAAMAGWYGTAMLCYVTPKEHLGLPNPNDVREGLIAYKIAAHAADVARHRSGARDRDDELSKARKEFDWNKQFELSLDPERAKQYHDETLPEEIFKKAEFCSMCGPNHCPMNTKITDEDLDQLDDQIKSKGAAELTPVKLNKEN from the coding sequence ATGCGGAATTCATGGGTGGCTTCCAGAACAGGTAAAAACAATGTTTCTCAGATGTATTTTGCTCGCAAAAGCCAAATTACTGAAGAAATGAGGTATGTGGCAAAGCGTGAGAATCTTCCTGAGTCTCTAGTTATGGAAGAGGTTGCGCGAGGTCGAATGGTTATTCCGGCAAACATTAACCATACGAACTTAGAACCGATGGCAATAGGTATTGCCTCAAAATGTAAAGTTAATGCAAATATTGGGGCCTCGCCTAATGCAAGCGATATTAGTGAAGAATTAAAGAAACTTGAGCTGGCAGTGAAATATGGCGCAGATACTCTAATGGATCTCTCTACTGGAGGGGTTAATTTAGATGAGGTACGAACTGCAATTATTGATGCTTCCCCTATACCGATTGGGACAGTTCCTGTTTATCAAGCTTTAGAAAGTGTTCATGGTTCTATTTCAAGATTAACTGAGGATGATTTTTTACACATAATAGAGAAGCATTGTCAACAAGGAGTTGATTATCAAACCATTCATGCAGGCTTATTGATAGAGCATTTACCAAAGGTTAAAGGTCGTATAACTGGAATAGTGAGTCGTGGCGGAGGAATTCTTGCTCAATGGATGCTCTATCACTACAAGCAAAATCCTTTGTTTACTCGTTTTGATGATATTTGCGAAATATTTAAACGTTATGATTGCACTTTTTCTTTAGGTGATTCACTCAGGCCTGGATGTCTGCATGATGCATCAGATGAAGCTCAACTTGCAGAATTGAAAACTCTTGGTGAATTGACTAGACGTGCTTGGGAGCATGATGTTCAAGTCATGGTTGAAGGTCCCGGTCATGTACCTATGGATCAAATTGAATTTAATGTTAGGAAGCAAATGGAGGAGTGTTCAGAAGCGCCTTTCTATGTTCTAGGTCCATTGGTAACAGATATATCTCCTGGTTATGATCACATTTCAAGTGCGATTGGTGCAGCGATGGCAGGTTGGTACGGGACCGCGATGCTTTGTTACGTAACACCTAAGGAACATCTTGGGTTGCCAAATCCTAATGATGTCAGAGAGGGTTTGATTGCTTATAAAATTGCTGCTCATGCTGCAGATGTCGCAAGACATAGATCAGGAGCTCGTGATCGCGATGATGAATTAAGTAAGGCTCGGAAAGAATTTGACTGGAACAAACAGTTTGAATTGTCTTTGGATCCAGAGAGAGCTAAGCAATATCATGACGAAACTTTACCGGAAGAAATTTTCAAAAAAGCAGAGTTTTGTTCCATGTGTGGCCCTAACCATTGCCCGATGAATACAAAAATCACAGATGAAGATCTTGATCAATTAGACGATCAAATAAAATCAAAAGGTGCAGCTGAATTAACTCCAGTAAAGTTAAACAAAGAAAATTAG